The window gacttaaaaccgaccggacTAAATCGGTCGGTTACGTCGCAGAGCGACGTCGTTTTGCCTTGCTGGCAAGGCCAGACATTTTATAACCGACCGGGGAAACAGTGGTCGGTTTTACGGCTGACGTGTACAACGCTTAACCGACCACAGCCTCGGTCGGTTATGTGTTTTTAaagaatttaattgatttttaaataaattatgagtttAAACGACGACGTGTGATCGCGAAAACGAAAACCGACCGCCAGCGGTCGGTTTTATcctaatatattcatataattttttttatttatgtggaAAATGGATAACATAAACTCGTCAGGGAAGGGGTTACGACGCCGTTTTTGTATAAATATCATAACCGACCGGCACCGGTCGGTTTTAACTcgtaattttgattaatatgatTCTCCCCCACCAGTCTATCTTTCTTTTTCCCCAACTtattttcttcctcttctctTCCCAAAAATCTCTCTCTACTCCCCTCTCTCTGTGTCTCTGCCAACTAATCTCTCCCTCTCCGCCAATAAAATGCACATGAAGAATATGGATTTTAAACTCCGTTCGGTCTCGATTGGATTTTGGATATCAATCTCAATTAGGGTTCAATCTCAATTTAAAGGTATATCGATCTCTCCCTCAGTTTCTCTTTAGcattttgtgtatgtatatatatatgtgtttttgtatgtatgtatatatatgtttctttatgtatatgattttgaatttgagtttgattttgaatttgagtttgattttgatttttagtttcTCTTTAATTGTGAATGTTCTTTGAATTCGATTTTTAGTCGAGTTTGTAAGCATGAATGCATGATAATGAAGAAGGAGTCCATTTTTgaagcaaaatatataatcatttcattcatattcataatttataagaacacccataaacatatatatatttataaatacttaaataaaattcataataaaacacttgaaaacaactgtaacaACTTCAAATCCCCGAAGGGCCCGCCTTGCCTTTGCCTTTGCCCGCCTTGTCCTCCTTGTCCTCGTCCTTCTTTTGTTGCTTCAACTTCGCGGTCATCATCCCCGCGAAGCGAATCAACCACTCTTGCTTGCGTAGCGCTGCCCGCCTTTCTTCCTCTAACCGCTCCTGTTCGAGATAGTGATCCATTTGCATGAACATGATTGGGATTCTATAATCCCAATCCATTTCCACCCAAATGTCATCGGGGATGTCGAGAATGCCATAGGAGACTCCATCGATTGTGACggtgttgttgttgtagttgaTTGTGACTGCCATTGTAATTTTGATTGTGATTGTAGTAGTTGTAGTTAATTTGTGGTAGATTAGAGCCCTTTTTATAGCACAAGTGTTAAGCAACTAAAAAGTCTCTACATTGAATTGTATTAGTGTTACAATCCCAAGAGTCACCCTTCCATTACCTTGTATTGAATTCTATGAGTTACACTCCCAATATTCATACCCCTTGATTGCTTAGGAATTTGATaggattttgaaatttaaatattattaagattaattttatttgattttggactttgaatttgatttactcatctattttatttgattttgagtttgatttgattttgatatatttttttgagtttgattttataaaGCGTGTGAGTTTAATTTGTTGTtcgcataaattttaatttgaaatattttgaagattaaacaattttttaggGAGTTATCAATGACGGGACTGGTTTTTATCAGACGACTTGTGAATAAATGGTTGCGTTTGTTATGAGTTTTCTGATATAAAACCAGTTccgtcaaattatttttttaaaaatttaagcgacaaaaccgaccgactaaAGTCATAACCGACCGAGGTTACCATTGCCGTAACTCAGTAAACCGACCGATTGGGTCATAACCGACCGTTTATAGCATAATCaagtgcagaaaaccgaccgatatggtggtcggttttgtgcttattagttttatttatcgGTTTATTTGGCTAAGTCTTGAGAATGCTCTGCGGCACCGAAGAACGACGTCGTTTGCAtactataaaaccgaccgatttcgatcggttttgattattttatttttatttcttgatttattttggCTAAGTGCTAAGACGACGTCGTTTGTGcaaaataaaaccgaccgaattgGTGGTCGCTTTTGGGCGGTCGGTTTAATATGGTCGGTTTTAAATGCTGGGAAAGTAGCGTTCTGCTCGTTAACCGACCAGAAACGGACGTTCGTTTTATTTTGCAACATAACCGACCACCcggtggtcggttttgacccccattgtatattttattatttaaaaaacggCGGGTAGGTGCGTTTTAGCAGTGATACGACATCGTTTTGTTTAAATAGACATAATCGACCGTTTGTATTTGacagtcggtcggttttgtgtgagctaaaaagttaaaaactacTCTCCACTTTCATTATACAACAAAGCTTggaaattatcaaatatcaaaagaagaagaaggagaagaagaaaaagaaggagaagaagaaaaagaagaacaagaaaggaaggaatcaattatcaaaaacaaaGTAAGCTACTCTTCTTAATTATGATCACattgtgatttttatttattttgttgagaataatttgtatgaatgttgtttatataaatttcttggataatttgtaatgtgtaTATGTTTTATGTTATGTTAATACATACGTGCgtggtgtgtatatatatttatgtagatgacaaATCTTGATCGAAGTTGGATTAGTAACCGGTTGCAACGAGATAAAATTACTCTTAATTTAGAATATAGGGAAGGTGTAGaggaatttttgaattttgcaagcttgaaaatggAGGGAGGTATGATGAAATGTCCTTGCAAGctttgtaaaaatttgaattggttAGGGGTAGATGATGTTCGGTTTCATTTGATATCCGAGGGTATGATGGAGAGTTATACGGTATGGACTTCGCACGGAGAGGTTtcgcaaaaaaataaaaagcgaAAATCATGTGAAACGCGAGAATGTCGTAGGGTAGTAGATGATCATGTTGATATCAACTCCATGTTACATGATTTTGCCGGTTCGAATCATGAATTTTATGATACCACGGGTACTACTAATGTTGAAGAAGCTCCTAATGATAGTGCTAAAGAATTTTATAAGGcgattgttgaaaatggtgcTCCTATTTATCCCGGTTGCACAAAATTTACAAGATTAAGTTTTACCGCaaaattgttggagttcaaaaaTGCGTCTAATTGTAGTGACAAAGCCTTCAACAGTTTGATTAAGATCATTATGGACGTGTTACCAAAAAAGCACACATTACCCGAGTCTTATTATGAGATGAAAAAGGTTATGAAAAGTTTAAGGGTggaatatgaaaaaattgatgtgtgcgagaatgattgtatgctattttatggagatgacaaagataaaattGTGTGTGATATTTGTAGTTGTAATCGATATTTGGATAAATCAAGGAAAAATGGTAAGAAAATTCCGAGAAAGATTTTAAGACATTTTCCTTTGATTCCCCGACTGCAACGCTTATATATGTCGGCACATACATCCAACCACATGAGGTATTACAAAAATCGAGAGGtcaatgaaaaagaaatttcTCACCCTGCGGATGGAGACGAATGGAAGAATTTTGACCTCCGATATCCATcatttgctcaagaaattcGTAATGTAAGACTTGGTTTTGCGACCGATGGTTTCAACCCGTTTGGGAATACGGGTAACAAAACATATAGTGTATGGCCCGTGGTAATTGTTGTGTATAATCTTCCGCCGTCCATGTGTATGAAGAGACCGTATATGTTTTTGACGGATATTATACCGGGTCCGGAGAGTATtgggaaaaatattaatatatatcttagacctctcattgatgaattgaagacaTTATGGTATACCGGAGTGCAAACATATGACCAATctctaaaacaaaattttaccatGAGAGCGGCTCTTATGTGGACAATCAGTGATTTTCCTGCCATGAGTATGGTAAGTGGTTGGTCGGGGAAAGGAAAGCTTGCATGTCCAGTGTGTTTGGGAAGTGTGCAGGGGTTTCAGTTAAAACATTCTGGGAAATGTATATGGTTTGATAGTGTCGGAAATGGTGTTGTGATTGATAAAAATAGGGTCGTGACCGTGGATATTACTTCAAGATTGAAGTCGGATGAGATTTTTATTTTGGCTAGTCAAGCTTCCCAGGTTTACTATGCTCCCAGTGTATTGAATCCACATGGCAAATATTTTACGGTCGTCAAGTCTAAAAGTCGTCCGATAAGCGAAtctatcaaaatatcaaatgataTTGAAGAAGCTTATCAAGAAGATAGATCAAATGCTACTAGTGCATTCtctatatttgttgattttgcacaATATGGTTCCTTACCGTTCGTTCGacatgaagaagatgaacaagaagaagaagacaaagatgaagaagaggatgatgatgaagaagaagaagaagaagaagaagaagaagaagaagaagaagaagaagaagaagaagaagaagaagaagaagaagaagaagaagaagacgaagatgaagaagaggatgattatgatgatggatttgatgaaattgattaatataattgaatattttatgatgttgttgaattattgattattaatttgttagtttcatgaaattattgattattgatttgttaGTTTGTTGGATGGTTGTTGGTTTGGTCGCAGGTAAAGGCAGAGAAAGGAAACAACAAAaccttgttttttttgttaaaatacgcagaaaaccgaccgactagTCATAAAACCGACCGCTTTTACCATTCAAtacgcagaaaaccgaccgaactGCTATATAACCGACCACGCTTACCATTCGGTaaagcagaaaaccgaccgattgcaAATATAACCGACCACGGTTACCATTCGGTaaagcagaaaaccgaccgattgcaaatataaccgaccgactttccctatatatttttaaaaaatccggTTCGCCTAATTTTCACGTTACGAAGTCACACATGTTAATTATAAACTTGACtaagatgttttaattttttagacaattcaaaaaacatttttatatgtACGGATCCCCTAAACAGAAGACTAATCATATACCAGAAGTCTTATTTTGAATTACCTCGTTCActcttaattattcaaaaattagatgttttattattcaaacgatccaaccgtacggatgttaataaaataatctcatcAACGTCGAGACAAAAATTTCAGATGATTTCGATGAATCGAAATACACTTTTATAacctttttattgtgaaaatatacataaataaaattttaaattaagaaaatatttttaaaaaacccggTTCGCCTAAATTTCACGTTACGAAGTCACACATGTTAATTATAAACTTGACtaagatgttttaattttttagacattttaaaaaatattcttatatGTACGGATCCCCTAAACAGAAGACTAATCATATACCAGAagtcttattttgaattatctcgttcactcttaattattcaaaaattgatgttttattatttaaacgatccaaccgtacggatgttaataaaataatctcatcAACGTCGACACAAAAATTCAGATGATTTCGATGAATCGAAATACACTTTTATAAcgtttttataataatactttatataaacaaaatattaaattaagaaaataatttcccaaaaacacaaaaccgaccgactatatagtaaaaccgaccgaccttGAAAATTACGcggaaaatcaattttttcgtgaaaaattaaaacacccgCGCGACAGAAACGACGTCGTTTGATGGTTCTGCACAGATTtccaggtcaaaaccgaccgggTTGCCGGTCGGTTTTGGTGCGTcagtatataaacaaaaaaaagccCCCTTTCCTCTTTTATTCTCACACGAACACTACTGCTGCTCCAAACTCTTTCCTCTCCAAACTCTTTCAAACTCCAAACTCGAATCAAACCCTCTCCTAACTCTTTCAAGGCAAGAATCAAGTGCAATGGCGGCAAGAATCAAGAATCGGAAACCCTCTCCAAAATCCTCTTCAATGGTAGAATCCGAAACCCTCTCCTAACTTTTAATTTGTGTTAGTATAGAGCTTAAATTTGTGTTAGTATAGAGCTCTATTGAACTtcaatttgtttgatttgtttagttttcaagcttttatatgtatgcattgtatgtatataaaatttgtatatgttagtttggAAATATACATGCAAGTTCTTGTCGTCGGTTATGTCATGAGAATGAAAACGATAGGTTTTAGTTTGTGTATGTTAGTTTtggtttgtatatgttttagttttagtttgtatatgttagttttagtttgtatatgttagttttggtttgtatatgttaatttgtatatgttagtttggaaatctctgttttttatttgtttttatatttttgtaatttttagtttgtacTCACATTCATAAGGAGGGCTTGGAATTTGGTTTTGTGTTTGtattaaggggttgtggtttgcatttggcattttgatataattaaggtgttgtggtttgcataattggttgtgaatgaaatttatgtgatataattaaggggttgtggtttgtattttggcattttgatttataaggggttgtggtttcaTTCATTTTGGCGTTTATATGATCAAAAATGAGTCGATTCATAAGGTGTTGTGGCTTGCATAATTGGTTGTGAAtgaaatttatgtgatataattaaggggttgtggtttgcatTTTGATTCATAAGGGGTTGTAGTTTCCATTTAAAgtcgattatttttttattcatattctAACCAATGGTGTTTATGGTGTTTGATTAGGGCACCTTGTGGTGGTTTGTCATCCTTGTGGTGATGATCATTGCCTTAATGGCAAGAAAAGGCAAGGGCAAGGGGAAGGCCAAGGAGACAACCAAAGGCAAGGGAAAAGGGAAAGCCAAGGAGACAACTTCCACTCGGAAGGGTAAAGGAAAGTCTAGCACCTTGGCTATACGTGATGAGCCAACTGATTCGGATGAAGGCGGGGAGAATCCGAATGAAGAGGAAGTTCCAAGACGAAGGGTAATTAGGAGGCCACGATCCCATTCAGCCGGTTTGTTTGGAAAAGTCCCTCCGAAACCAATCCGTATCAATATTTCAGGAGGACAGTAAGTCTACTTGtagtaacttatatatatatatatatgtatatctatctatctgtatatatatatatatgtatcttgcacttgtttaaattttgttgacatacatatatatgtacatataatcTCTTTTCACATTTTGGTAGTATTGAAGATGATCAAGCAAAGAAGACTTTGCTTGCTATTGTTCGTGAAAGGTGGCCCGTTGGACATTACACGTTCACCGACATTGTTGAACATGATGATGAATGGCTAAAACACGTAGTCGAGGAATTTAATGTAAGCTACTCTTCTTATGCTCACATCGTGATTTGTATGCatgcttttttatttatttgtattatgtgTAAATAGTCTAACCATATGTATGTAATTtatcttgattttattataattgtagTTATATTTCAAGCAACAAAAGGGACAAAGCCGGTCCgaagcaaaaaatataattgagaaGCATATCAAGAACACAATAAAGAGGACGTTGAATGAGCTCAAGACAAATATTGAGCAAAAATCAAAGGAAAGCGGAAaatcaaaattgagtttaagaCCTGGATATTGGTCTGAACTTTTTTGGAaggatttattaaattattgggAAAAGAATGAGGGGCACTTGCATAGGTCATCCGTTGGATCTACGAACCGCAAGAACGTCGAGCGGTTGCATAGTGCCGGTGCCCGGTCTTTTAATAAAGTGAAGgaggtatatataaatatctattaTCATACACACCTTAATTTcttaattaagatttaattcacatatatattatattgatgatttaaattgtttttggaaGGAAATGAAAAGGAAGGAACGTGGAAAGAATCCAACTCGCCTTGAAGTATGGAACCGGACGCATACAAGGGTTGGAAGTGATCCCGAGCACCCCGTGTATACCACGCCTGCTGCAATGGCCATAGCGGTAATTAAATGATTGTCTtgtggtttttttttaaagtttcaatgtccattttactttttaagttgtttaatgtACTGATTGATGCACATTTCTCTGTAGACACGATATGCTTCTATTCTAGAAAGCAGGCCGGTGTCGGTTACACAAACAGGGGATAGAGACGAGCCCTTGGAATGGTGGTTGTCAGCAACCGGAGTTCCCGAAGGCAAAAAGCCTAAGAAGGACTACCTTGTTGGATTCCCCGAGGCTCGTGCTAGTCAACTTATTCCGACTCTTGCCTCACGTTACAGGGATTCAACAAGAGGCGAAGCCGGTGGATCTTCCGGTCAGAGACAAGAAGCCGTCATTCCCGACAATGTGTACCTCTCGGTCGTGCGCAATGTGCTCAATGAGGTCCGTGCGAACCCCCTTCAATTTCAGCGACAAATGTCTGAAGAAGAGATCGCGAATTTTGCAAAAACCGCACTAGAGGCCTCCGATCCAGCTGCCGATCCAAGTACAAGGGTTCAATGGAATTCTATGATTGGTGGGGAGATGGTACACATTGTGGGGTCGATGGTCGAGGATATACTCCTCAAAATGGAAAGGAAGGTTGAAGAGGTACGAATTCATATTTGTTATCTACTTGTATTGATCGAGTATGCTTATTTTCTTATTGGTTGTCATTGTCTATTATATGTGCAATTAGGAAAAGGAACGCAGACTCGCAGCGGAGAAGGATTATACTGATCCAGAGGAGCTGTCGGAGGAGGAACGCGGGGGACCCGAAGCCGGTGCTGATGCGGGTGCCAATGCTAGTGCTGCTTCGGGAGCGGATGCTAGTGCTGCTTCCGGAGCGGGTGCTACTGCCGCTGCGGATGGAGCTGCTTCCGATTCAGATGTTACATTAGATTAGTTTGGCTTTTGAATATTTGTGTTTTGAATATTGTGTTTAAGTTGGATTTGGAATTTGGTTAATGCTTGTGAAGGGCTTTTGGTTTGCCCTTGTAGACAATTATAAGTTTGATGTTTGGGATTGTAGTTATGGTACATTTTGTTGTTATATATGGTGTTGTGGTTTATGTATTTTGGATATTGTTGATTGTTGGTTGTTGGTAGCAGGTATGGCAGTATATAGAAACAGcaggattattttttttttgatagaaaacccaga of the Daucus carota subsp. sativus chromosome 4, DH1 v3.0, whole genome shotgun sequence genome contains:
- the LOC108218410 gene encoding uncharacterized protein LOC108218410 is translated as MKRKERGKNPTRLEVWNRTHTRVGSDPEHPVYTTPAAMAIATRYASILESRPVSVTQTGDRDEPLEWWLSATGVPEGKKPKKDYLVGFPEARASQLIPTLASRYRDSTRGEAGGSSGQRQEAVIPDNVYLSVVRNVLNEVRANPLQFQRQMSEEEIANFAKTALEASDPAADPSTRVQWNSMIGGEMVHIVGSMVEDILLKMERKVEEEKERRLAAEKDYTDPEELSEEERGGPEAGADAGANASAASGADASAASGAGATAAADGAASDSDVTLD